One genomic region from Zalophus californianus isolate mZalCal1 chromosome 2, mZalCal1.pri.v2, whole genome shotgun sequence encodes:
- the SLC26A1 gene encoding sulfate anion transporter 1 isoform X1 has protein sequence MEVSPECVQRGGGPVLVRRRSPAPLGLREMLKARLWWRCACSPQRAWTLVQDLLPATRWLRRYRPREALAGDVMSGLVIGIILVPQAIAYSLLAGLQPIYSLYTSFFANLIYFLMGTSHHVSVGIFSLLCLMVGQVVDRELLLAGFGPAQDGAGPGDNGSRVNASAAAGGPGPQDCEQDCYAIRVAAALTLVAGIYQVLMGILRLGFVSTYLSQPLLDGFAMGASVTILTSQLRHLLGVQIPRHQGPGMVVSTWLSLLRSAGQANLCDVVTSATCLAVLLASKELSDRCRHRLKVPLPTELLVIVAATLVSHFSQLHERFGSSVAGDIPTGFVAPRVPDPGLMWRVVLDAVPLALVGSAFSISLAEMFARSHGYSVRANQELLAVGCCNVLPAFFHCYVTSAALSKSLVKTATGCRTQLSSVVSAAVVLLVLLALAPLFRDLQRCVLACVIVVSLRGALRKVRDVPKLWRLSPADALVWVATAATCALVSVEVGLLAGILLSLLSLAGRTQRPRAALLAQIGDSGFYEDTAEFEGLVPEPGVQIFRFAGPLYYANKDFFLRSLCSLTGLDAGHVATRKKERALEARASERDPVEGVDLGPVTSTAALVTTAASFHAVVIDCAPMLFLDAAGVATLQDLRRDYGALGITLLLACCSPSVRDTLRRGGFLGEDQGDAADEGQLFHSVHSAVQEARARRRALAATDSAL, from the exons ATGGAGGTGTCCCCTGAGTGCGTGcagcggggcggggggccggTGCTGGTCCGCCGGCGGTCCCCAGCGCCCCTGGGCCTGCGTGAGATGCTCAAAGCCAGGCTGTGGTGGAGGTGCGCGTGCAGCCCGCAGAGGGCCTGGACGCTGGTGCAGGACCTGCTCCCCGCCACACGCTGGCTGCGCCGGTACCGCCCACGGGAGGCCCTGGCAGGTGACGTCATGTCCGGGCTGGTCATCGGCATCATCCTGGTGCCACAGGCCATCGCCTACTCACTGCTGGCGGGACTACAGCCCATCTACAGTCTGTACACGTCCTTCTTCGCGAACCTCATCTACTTCCTCATGGGCACCTCGCACCACGTGTCCGTGGGGATCTTCAGCCTGCTCTGCCTCATGGTGGGCCAGGTGGTGGACCGCGAGCTCCTGCTGGCCGGCTTTGGCCCCGCCCAGGACGGCGCTGGGCCCGGGGACAACGGCAGCAGGGTCAACGCCTCAGCCGCTGCCGGGGGGCCCGGTCCGCAGGACTGCGAGCAGGACTGCTATGCCATCCGCGTTGCCGCTGCCCTCACACTGGTAGCCGGCATTTACCAG GTCCTCATGGGCATCCTCCGGCTGGGCTTCGTGTCCACCTACCTCTCCCAGCCGCTGCTCGATGGCTTTGCCATGGGGGCCTCGGTGACCATCCTGACCTCCCAGCTGAGGCACCTGCTGGGCGTGCAGATCCCACGGCACCAAGGGCCGGGCATGGTGGTCAGCACGTGGCTGAGCCTGCTGCGCAGTGCTGGGCAGGCCAACCTCTGCGACGTGGTCACCAGTGCCACGTGCCTGGCTGTGCTGTTGGCCTCTAAGGAGCTCTCAGACCGCTGCCGGCACCGCCTAAAGGTGCCACTGCCCACGGAGCTACTGGTCATTGTGGCGGCCACGCTGGTGTCCCACTTCAGCCAGCTCCACGAACGCTTTGGCTCCAGCGTGGCCGGTGACATCCCCACTGGTTTCGTGGCCCCCCGGGTGCCAGACCCTGGGCTGATGTGGCGTGTGGTGCTGGACGCTGTGCCCCTGGCCCTCGTGGGCTCTgccttctccatctctctggCTGAGATGTTTGCCCGGAGCCACGGCTACTCCGTGAGGGCCAACCAGGAGCTGCTGGCCGTGGGCTGCTGCAATGTGCTGCCTGCCTTTTTCCACTGTTATGTCACCAGCGCCGCCCTGTCCAAGAGCCTCGTGAAGACGGCCACCGGCTGCCGCACGCAGCTGTCCAGCGTGGTCAGCGCCGCCGTGGTGCTGCTGGTACTGCTGGCCCTGGCGCCACTGTTCCGGGACCTGCAGCGGTGCGTGCTGGCCTGCGTCATTGTGGTCAGCCTGCGGGGCGCCCTGCGCAAGGTGAGGGATGTTCCAAAGCTGTGGCGGCTCAGCCCTGCTGATGCGCTGGTGTGGGTGGCCACGGCAGCCACCTGTGCGCTGGTCAGTGTAGAGGTGGGGCTGCTGGCCGGCATCCTCCTGTCTCTGCTCAGCCTGGCTGGCCGCACCCAGCGCCCGCGGGCTGCCCTGCTTGCTCAGATCGGGGACTCTGGCTTCTACGAGGACACTGCGGAGTTTGAGGGCCTGGTCCCTGAGCCTGGGGTGCAGATATTCCGCTTTGCAGGGCCGCTCTACTACGCCAACAAGGATTTCTTCCTGCGGTCACTCTGCAGCCTCACGGGGCTGGATGCAGGGCACGTGGCCACCAGGAAGAAGGAGCGGGCCCTGGAGGCGAGGGCCAGTGAGCGAGACCCTGTTGAGGGCGTGGACCTGGGCCCAGTGACCAGCACGGCTGCACTGGTGACCACGGCAGCCAGCTTCCATGCTGTGGTCATCGACTGTGCCCCAATGCTATTCCTGGATGCAGCCGGTGTGGCCACGCTGCAGGACCTGCGCCGAGATTACGGGGCCCTGGGCATCACCCTGCTCCTGGCCTGCTGCAGCCCCTCGGTGAGGGACACCCTGAGGAGAGGTGGCTTCCTTGGGGAGGACCAGGGGGACGCGGCTGATGAGGGGCAGCTCTTCCACAGCGTGCACAGCGCCGTGCAGGAGGCCCGAGCCCGCCGCAGGGCGCTGGCAGCCACGGACTCTGCCCTCTAG
- the SLC26A1 gene encoding sulfate anion transporter 1 isoform X2 → MGTSHHVSVGIFSLLCLMVGQVVDRELLLAGFGPAQDGAGPGDNGSRVNASAAAGGPGPQDCEQDCYAIRVAAALTLVAGIYQVLMGILRLGFVSTYLSQPLLDGFAMGASVTILTSQLRHLLGVQIPRHQGPGMVVSTWLSLLRSAGQANLCDVVTSATCLAVLLASKELSDRCRHRLKVPLPTELLVIVAATLVSHFSQLHERFGSSVAGDIPTGFVAPRVPDPGLMWRVVLDAVPLALVGSAFSISLAEMFARSHGYSVRANQELLAVGCCNVLPAFFHCYVTSAALSKSLVKTATGCRTQLSSVVSAAVVLLVLLALAPLFRDLQRCVLACVIVVSLRGALRKVRDVPKLWRLSPADALVWVATAATCALVSVEVGLLAGILLSLLSLAGRTQRPRAALLAQIGDSGFYEDTAEFEGLVPEPGVQIFRFAGPLYYANKDFFLRSLCSLTGLDAGHVATRKKERALEARASERDPVEGVDLGPVTSTAALVTTAASFHAVVIDCAPMLFLDAAGVATLQDLRRDYGALGITLLLACCSPSVRDTLRRGGFLGEDQGDAADEGQLFHSVHSAVQEARARRRALAATDSAL, encoded by the exons ATGGGCACCTCGCACCACGTGTCCGTGGGGATCTTCAGCCTGCTCTGCCTCATGGTGGGCCAGGTGGTGGACCGCGAGCTCCTGCTGGCCGGCTTTGGCCCCGCCCAGGACGGCGCTGGGCCCGGGGACAACGGCAGCAGGGTCAACGCCTCAGCCGCTGCCGGGGGGCCCGGTCCGCAGGACTGCGAGCAGGACTGCTATGCCATCCGCGTTGCCGCTGCCCTCACACTGGTAGCCGGCATTTACCAG GTCCTCATGGGCATCCTCCGGCTGGGCTTCGTGTCCACCTACCTCTCCCAGCCGCTGCTCGATGGCTTTGCCATGGGGGCCTCGGTGACCATCCTGACCTCCCAGCTGAGGCACCTGCTGGGCGTGCAGATCCCACGGCACCAAGGGCCGGGCATGGTGGTCAGCACGTGGCTGAGCCTGCTGCGCAGTGCTGGGCAGGCCAACCTCTGCGACGTGGTCACCAGTGCCACGTGCCTGGCTGTGCTGTTGGCCTCTAAGGAGCTCTCAGACCGCTGCCGGCACCGCCTAAAGGTGCCACTGCCCACGGAGCTACTGGTCATTGTGGCGGCCACGCTGGTGTCCCACTTCAGCCAGCTCCACGAACGCTTTGGCTCCAGCGTGGCCGGTGACATCCCCACTGGTTTCGTGGCCCCCCGGGTGCCAGACCCTGGGCTGATGTGGCGTGTGGTGCTGGACGCTGTGCCCCTGGCCCTCGTGGGCTCTgccttctccatctctctggCTGAGATGTTTGCCCGGAGCCACGGCTACTCCGTGAGGGCCAACCAGGAGCTGCTGGCCGTGGGCTGCTGCAATGTGCTGCCTGCCTTTTTCCACTGTTATGTCACCAGCGCCGCCCTGTCCAAGAGCCTCGTGAAGACGGCCACCGGCTGCCGCACGCAGCTGTCCAGCGTGGTCAGCGCCGCCGTGGTGCTGCTGGTACTGCTGGCCCTGGCGCCACTGTTCCGGGACCTGCAGCGGTGCGTGCTGGCCTGCGTCATTGTGGTCAGCCTGCGGGGCGCCCTGCGCAAGGTGAGGGATGTTCCAAAGCTGTGGCGGCTCAGCCCTGCTGATGCGCTGGTGTGGGTGGCCACGGCAGCCACCTGTGCGCTGGTCAGTGTAGAGGTGGGGCTGCTGGCCGGCATCCTCCTGTCTCTGCTCAGCCTGGCTGGCCGCACCCAGCGCCCGCGGGCTGCCCTGCTTGCTCAGATCGGGGACTCTGGCTTCTACGAGGACACTGCGGAGTTTGAGGGCCTGGTCCCTGAGCCTGGGGTGCAGATATTCCGCTTTGCAGGGCCGCTCTACTACGCCAACAAGGATTTCTTCCTGCGGTCACTCTGCAGCCTCACGGGGCTGGATGCAGGGCACGTGGCCACCAGGAAGAAGGAGCGGGCCCTGGAGGCGAGGGCCAGTGAGCGAGACCCTGTTGAGGGCGTGGACCTGGGCCCAGTGACCAGCACGGCTGCACTGGTGACCACGGCAGCCAGCTTCCATGCTGTGGTCATCGACTGTGCCCCAATGCTATTCCTGGATGCAGCCGGTGTGGCCACGCTGCAGGACCTGCGCCGAGATTACGGGGCCCTGGGCATCACCCTGCTCCTGGCCTGCTGCAGCCCCTCGGTGAGGGACACCCTGAGGAGAGGTGGCTTCCTTGGGGAGGACCAGGGGGACGCGGCTGATGAGGGGCAGCTCTTCCACAGCGTGCACAGCGCCGTGCAGGAGGCCCGAGCCCGCCGCAGGGCGCTGGCAGCCACGGACTCTGCCCTCTAG